From the genome of Rhinoderma darwinii isolate aRhiDar2 chromosome 1, aRhiDar2.hap1, whole genome shotgun sequence:
ACCTTATTATCATACAGTGTGCTGTCATTGTCCTGTGGAGGTTTAGAGGGCTTCAATGTAAGTGCGCTATATATACAAAGTATACATGTTACAGGGCACCTGTCAGGTCGTTCTAGCCCCCTAAACCGCCAGTAATACGTGACCTGACGTTGTTTCCAAACACGCCCCTTTATGTATATACTGATGCCGCAAAATGTAGAAAACCGATGTATAACCCAGCCCGCTGTATGATCATTACCAATGAGGAGTCCTGGGGGTGGTGACGCTGTCCTGAAGAGTCACCCAGTCCAGGCCGAATTGACATCCCCGAGCGGCTCTACGACCCTACCGGCTTCCTCCATCTCTGGTGGATGTGCCGTTGCTTTGTGCTACCCGGGCATGTGCAGTGCAGTGTACTCTGCCAGGCTTCATTGCTGCACCCCGCGTGCCCTGGGGGTATTATGGTAGCGGCGCCTCCGCCAGAGTTGGAGGAAGCCGGCAGTGACGGTTTAGGGGGGCTAATACAACCCGACGGGTTTACTTGAAAGCTCCCATGTTTGTGGAAGGCTCACGCAATGATTAATATTCTCCAATTTCTACGTTAGGAAATGTCCACAGCTGATGTGCACAGCGGCTCAGCAGCCGAATAAACCCGGGCAGGagagtgaggaggagaagagcaaGAAGCCGGGAGAAGAGAGCGCAGAACTGCTGGCTGCAGAGAAGGCGAGGTTAGAAGATCAAGTGAAAGATGTGACGGTGAGTGAGAGGAGCGTCACCAGCCCTAAAGCCGACCACTATAGACCCACTAGAGCCGGGGTCAACAACCTTCCACACTCCACCTGcggggaaactacaactcccagcatgccctgactgcCAAAGGCTTTAGAATAACATCCAAATGTTGCTGACCCCTGCGCTACATCAATGTCGATGATCCAGAATAACTCTATTCCCAACATAAAGAAAACTGTATCTCTGGTGTCGTTACTAAGTCACCGCTCTGTAAGACCCTTGAGGTTATCGTTGTTGGGGGACATGTTGGATTTGAACCTGAACGATCCTAAGTTTTCAAGGAGATAAGCGTCAAGTGTGTGGCAGCTGCTCATCTCTCTCCCTCTATGGCAGTAACATGTTCACTATGCTGGTTACATCGCAGGCCTGGGCAATTTAAAACCTGAATCAAAATCATGATTAATCGAACATgtgacctcgattacgattaatgaacgattattcAGGCCGCGCACCTTTTTGCTACGCATTGAATTATTGTTTATCCCATGAGTctattgtatataatataccccctgacactgcccccgcaCAGTGTATTGCCCCCGCACAGTGTATTGCCCCCGCACAGTGTATTGCCCCCGCATAGTGCAATGCCCCCACAACTGCCTCCACGcgttataatgcccccacaactgccctccacaccgtataatgcccccacaactgccctccacaccgtataatgcccccacaactgccctccacacagcctcaatagtgcctaataaaatacataatcccctaaccccgttccaacgacgagtggaggagacccCTCTGCTCTTCCGGTCTatgtggctcggcgcagacaggcgcggtgACATCACTGCCTCGCGCCTATCTTTGCCTAGTCGTAAGCATctggcgatacatagtgaatgggagagcagggaccttaccgctccctgctctaccattggattcaactgtatctgcgtcctgacatTGCAGATAGTTAAAAcaggggggaaaaaacaaaatgcGCAAGACGACGTTGGTTATTTGTGCTAAaatttggccttttttttttttgtggattaattgcccagccctgtaGAGCGGCTGCACTACCCCTACATTGTATGAACTCAGCCTTTCTGATCTGTATGACTACCAATCAGCATGCCATGGACCATAAAGGATGACCATGCGTCTGCTCAAAGAGAGCGAAACAAAGCCAACACGAGACAAAGGGCTACGGCACTTTTCTAGCTCCACTACCACTCTTTTTCTAGCCACTGCCAGGGGGTCACCGCAGTCAGACCCACGCCAATCCAACATTGGTGGCACATCTTAGCGTTATGCCCCAAATGTCTGTGATGGCACATCCATTTACATGTGGCAGGAGCAGCAGGTGTCGGTGCTTCATGATTGTAGAGCAGATCATTGGGGTTCCCCGTTATCGCCTCCTGGTTGGAGGACTGACGATGTACGATTGGTAAATTCTGCCATGTGACCAGGATGACGTTAGAGGGGGAGGTCAGATCACTGTTGGCATACGAGCCTAGAGATTGCCTCATTGGCAAGCAGCGTGGGTGGTGTATGGGCGCTTTTGTCCTGCTGACCCTTTTGCCCCCGTTTCTGACATCAAGGGTGGAGTTATCCAATAATCCGGTTGCTTTTCTGTCCCTCCAGGATAAATACAAGCGTGCCTTGGCAGACACCGAGAACCTGAGACAGAGGAGTCAGAAAATGATGGAAGATGCAAAATTGTACGGTGAGTGCTGGCATTGCCCGTCATACACAGGCAGCAGGACATCCCGAACGTGCAGCGTAGGTGGAGCAAGACCAAACGATTTCTGCTGCATTtgttttcacccccccccccattgaactcaatagagAAAATCTGCAAAAACCTGCAActcttccgcagcataaattcacaGCCACGATCTCACCGTAGGAACGGAAATGTTCCACAATCTGTGGCCGACCGTTTTTAAATCTCAtcttctttgctgctactgtcatACGCTGGGGATTTTCCGCCTCCAAATCCGgttggaaaatccacaacaattctgctacgtgtgaacgcagcctagcgATATGTTTACATCTGGCAGATTTGTTCCATAAAACCATGCATCTGAATgccgttgtttctgcagcatatgCACGGGTGTTTACAAACTACATTCAGATGTCTTGCAAAGTTTTGctggtctttttttttaattttttttattttttctctgcaTCCTAATTAGGCCCTATTTGCACTAAGTTTTTTCcggcggaaaccgcggcaaaaaacggccgaaatcgcctcccattgatttcaattggaggcggaggcgttttttttccccatgcgCTGAAATAAACGCTGGCAAGGAAAAGAATCAACATGCCTTTCGAGCGTTTCCGTCTCACCTCCCTTGACATCAATgacaggcagagaaagcgtttttcgctgtattttttccccgtggcgctcaatggccgaaaaacgcggcaaaccgtgtgcaggcaggtcaaaatctgcctcaaaattccagacagagTTTTTAGGCAGattcttctgcctgcaaaaaactctgcgaacagCGCCAATAAGTCTTTTTCCTACTATAGACGTTTATGTCTCCACCGTGACGCAAGGGCCAGCGGCTGCCCCACCTAGTGGAGATTCCTGctcttctgattggtgggggtcccacctctgcaACCCTTACCTATCAGATAGTTTTGACGTGTTCTGTCTACTCGCCATTAATGTCtatgatgagaaaacccctttaactgccaaGGACATATTTATTATGTCATGCCtttaacccctcaatgaccaGTCCTATTTTGGCCTGAAGAACCAaatatattttttagttttttcatggtGGAATTAGAGCCATTACCTCTTTAtgttctcttgacatccggcaaaaaacaagccctcagatgagttgtatttttcgatTAGGCTATTCTGGagttcatataatttattgactctttttttgtagGGGAAATTGAAAATAAAATCCGCTGTTCCACCATTGCTcaccgtgcggcgtaaataacgttACCTTAATTCTATGGGTCATTAACGATaccatggtgttttttttatgttttactgcttttgcacaatgaaaagtcttttaaacaaaaataatttgttattGCATCGCCACATTTCAGGAGCCATCGTTTTTGTATTCTTTCATTGATGTATAGATATATGGGGTTTTGTATTTTACGGGACGAGatgtttttggtaccatttttgaagtACTTGGGACTTATTGATTGAAGGAGTTTtctcatgaaaaaggttatatggtcgtgagttacgtaaacagagtaggtcgctgagctacgctgttttccgtaggtccatagaactgaatgcaagttacggaaacagcgcaactcgcatgctatgctgtttccgtaactgccattcactactatgagagtcaTGGAAacggctgttttcgtaactcccgaccatgtaaccaggaagtggcagaGAGTccgagatcagacaaagctacaacggggtttagggggccccgttctagagataggcagtggcgccagaggtgggacccgcatctatcggaaatttatgacatagtctgtggatatgtcctaaatgtctctcatgggaaaacctctttcaggGGGTTTTTCCAAGTTAAACTTTTATCTGTGGTTCTCTAACCCCACCCACAATAACTTAATTTACATACTTATTCCAAAGTGCCGTTTCTCCAGTCTTGCCGCGCATCACGTGACCTCTGACTGACGTCATGTTTCCTGCTCCTTCTAGTGACATGCCGTACACCAATCACAAAGGCTAGGAGCCAATAGTCCTGGCCTAGCATACAGCACGTTACTAGTGATGTTTTGTTTCTGGGGGttggattcccccccccccccccatcagggGAACGCGCATGTGCAGTCCCGGCCAGATTCTTAATATGCACCAGTCCTTCCCCTGCTAATACAAATTGCTCAGTGCATGCGATACACCGTATTCATTGCAGGAGTGGGGCAAGACGCCTGCCCTTCACCAATGAACATACAATCCAAATGCACGCTGCTTAAAGCGCGCAaggaatgttaactttatttcttGGGTTGTTAGTTTATTTCACCTTTCTTAATAATTTTTTAGCCCCACTATGAGACTTAACGATTGTTTGTCCCTATACATTAACAATcgttgctccttgtgaatggagtttcataaaaaaaaaatataataatacatcttgcagttttcacactgaccACTAAACCCGCAATAGACTtcctgttctatagagatcacttctccgcagtcatctcattatcctcacaagcaggattacactgacaggtaacacctctatatatagataacacaggaaccACTATTTATAATAGGCTGCTTACTGCTACTATAGTAGAGTGatcactacagaacaggaagggttagCCATCtcgttatcatcacaggcaggattacaatgacagggtatatatatgtatgtatgtatataccgcTCCTCTCCCTCCTTCCAcactgacctctgcacaggtcacagagcatgcctacaaCACTCCCATAAAATGCATAATTTGTGTTGACTGAGATTTTTCTGTTCATGTCTCTGCTATAAAGTAAGACGGCTGCCGCCATAATCctgtacagaaaaaaataatacaggTCATACATCTTTAAGTTACAGGCCGTGGAGAGTAATTATGTTTACTTATATTTGAAGGAATACAAGGATTCTGCAAGGACTTGCTGGAAGTGGCAGACGTCTTGGAAAAAGCAACGCAGAGCGTCCCCAAAGAGGAAATCAAGGATGAGAACCCTCATCTGAAGAGCCTCTACGAGGGTCTAGTGATGACCGAAGTCCAGATGCAAAAAGTTTTCAAGAAGCACGGAATAGTCAAGCTTAATCCAGCGGGCGCAAAGTTCGATCCATACGAGCATGAAGCCTTATTCCATGCCCCAGTGGAGGGCAAGGAGCCTGGCACAGTAGCCTTGGTCACTAAAGTAGGGTACAAACTGCATGAACGCACATTGAGGCCTGCTCTAGTCGGAGTTGTTAAAGGGACATAAGTCTGTTTTAAATACATGTTGTACATTTACTTAGTGAATGAGGATTTTATTATTTCATTCCAGAAATCCCATTGTTTATTTTCAATATTAAAGCCCCTTAAACTAAACAGGAATGGGTTAATGTCTCAGAAGTAAAGCTCAAGATTATCATATACACATGCCCCATCCATGGCACAGAAGATAATAGAACTGGACGATGCCAACAGCTTCTATTACTGAGAATTTCATTCCGATCTCATGTTCCTATTATCGGACAGCGGATGATATTGATGGACTGTAGAGGTGATTGTCACTCGCTGAATATTTCATTTTATTATAATGTCCGGTCTGCACGCCGGCTGGGGTGTTCTCTTACAGCATTTATTTCTGGGCTAGATTACCCTGAATAAATATTTTTCACAATtctgaattttttctttttaaccccttaagggcgcagcctagttttgaccttaaagaggctctgtcaccagattttgcagcccctatctgctattgcagcagatcggcgctgcaatgtagattacagtaacgtttttatttttaaaaaacgagcatttttggccaagttatgaccatttttgtatttatgcaaatgaggcttgcaaaagtacaactgggcgtgttgaaaagtaaaagtccaactgggcgtgtattatgtgcgtacatcggggcgtgtttacttcttttactagctgggcgttctgatgagaagtatcatccacttctcttcagaacgcccagcttctgccagatcacgctgtgacgtcactcacaggtcctgcatcgtgtcggcaccagaggctacagatgattctgcagcagcatcggcgtttgcaggtaagtcgatgtagctacttacctgcgaacgctgatgctgctgcagaatcaactgtagcctctggtgccgatgtgtcctcgctcgtctaacacgatgcaggacctggggaagtgacgtcacagcgtgatctgccagaagctgggcgttgtgaagagaagtggatgatacttctcgtc
Proteins encoded in this window:
- the GRPEL1 gene encoding grpE protein homolog 1, mitochondrial, with the translated sequence MACGGLRILGHNLSTLLRTHRAPLRKCPQLMCTAAQQPNKPGQESEEEKSKKPGEESAELLAAEKARLEDQVKDVTDKYKRALADTENLRQRSQKMMEDAKLYGIQGFCKDLLEVADVLEKATQSVPKEEIKDENPHLKSLYEGLVMTEVQMQKVFKKHGIVKLNPAGAKFDPYEHEALFHAPVEGKEPGTVALVTKVGYKLHERTLRPALVGVVKGT